One Glandiceps talaboti chromosome 2, keGlaTala1.1, whole genome shotgun sequence genomic region harbors:
- the LOC144443897 gene encoding uncharacterized protein LOC144443897 produces MLCGSSNSVESANMSGEVKKGYLRRYGGFLFKSWKKRYMILYQDGHFAWYENAGGSRDNMVDIKKEVTMLRIGGQIGSDAPKLPTSSDRLNHMFAMTAVGGKTFFFLAADETELVSWLQAFHQARGLPPPNQGQPGQGQPGYGPPQGPGMPQPQQPGAPPPGFQPSLMQGQPPPYSGPQPQYGHPPPQQQPGYAYPQQQQGGGKPYPTQRGGPVRSNQRQTVIVQNDRGRDGDGFATGMLMGATMGYGMGYGYGWGYGPGLGWGWGGHGYGHHHHDHYHDHHHDHHHDGGHDDYGGTDGMGGEDYGGADYGGGDFGGDDYGGGDFGGGDFGGDDFGGGDFGGDFGGDF; encoded by the exons ATGCTCTGTGGAAGTTCAAATTCTGTTGAAAGTGCAA atatgTCTGGAGAAGTCAAAAAAGGATACCTTAGACGCTATG GTGGATTCCTTTTTAAAAGTTGGAAGAAGAGATACATGATTCTATACCAAGATGGACATTTTGCTTGGTATGAAAATGCAGGCGGATCTAGAGATAATATGGTGGATATTAAAAAAGAAGTGACTATGTTACGGATTGGTGGACAGATTGGTTCAGATGCACCTAAGCTACCAACTTCAAGTGACAGATTAAACCACATGTTTGCTATGACTGCTGTTGGGGGCAAAACTTTTTTCTTTCTGGCAGCTGATGAGACTGAACTTGT GTCATGGCTACAGGCCTTCCATCAAGCTAGGGGACTACCACCTCCTAATCAGGGTCAACCAGGTCAAGGTCAACCTGGTTATGGACCACCACAAGGTCCTGGTATGCCACAACCACAACAGCCAGGTGCACCTCCACCAGGATTTCAACCAAGTCTCATGCAAG GCCAGCCTCCACCTTATTCTGGACCACAGCCACAGTATGGACACCCACCACCACAGCAACAGCCAGGATATGCAtacccacaacaacaacaaggagGAGGTAAACCCTATCCAACACAACGTGGTGGACCAGTGCGTTCCAACCAGCGTCAAACTGTAATTGTCCAGAATGACAGGGGCCGTGATGGTGACGGATTTGCTACCGGAATGCTGATGGGTGCAACAATGGGGTATGGCATGGGATACGGGTATGGATGGGGTTATGGTCCGGGACTAggatgggggtggggagggCACGGATATGGACATCACCATCATGATCATTACCATGATCATCATCACGATCATCACCATGATGGTGGTCACGACGACTACGGTGGGACTGATGGTATGGGTGGGGAGGATTACGGTGGGGCTGATTATGGTGGGGGCGACTTTGGTGGGGATGACTATGGTGGAGGTGACTTTGGTGGGGGTGACTTTGGTGGAGATGATTTTGGAGGTGGGGATTTTGGAGGAGACTTTGGGGGTGATTTTTAA